The genome window ACCGCGCCCGGGTCAGCGAGGAGTCGCAGGCCCTGGCCACGGCCGTCGAGGCGCACCTCGCCCGGCTGCCCGCGGACGAGCGCCCACAGCTGCTCGCCTACGGTGAGAGCCTCGGCTCGTACGGCAGCGAGACGGCGTTCCCCTCCCTGGCGGACATCCGCGCCCGCACCGACGGGGTGCTGTGGGTCGGGCCGCCGGACGCGAACCCCGTCTGGCACGCCCTGGTCGAGCGACGGGACCCCGGGACACCTGCCGTGGCGCCCGTCTACGCGAGCGGCCTGTTCGTTCGCTTCGCCGGCGACGCCGCGCAGATCACCACGCCGACGACGCCGTGGGAGCCGCCGCGGGCCCTGTACCTGCAGCAAGCCGACGACCCGGTCGTGTGGTGGAGCCCCGACGTGCTGCTGTCCGCGCCCGACCGGCTGCGCGAGCAGCCCGTCGGCACCGACCGCCCGACGATGCGCTGGTTCCCCGTGGTGACGTTCTGGCAGCTGACGTTCGACCTGCTCAACGCGAAGTCGGTGCCCGACGGGCACGGGCACAACTACGACGGGCTGGTCCTCGACGGGTGGGCGGGCGTCGTGCCGCCCGACGGGTGGACGACCGCCGACACGGAGCGGGTGCGCGCGGTGCTCGCGGAGTGAGCCTGTCGCCTACTCCGCGCCTGGTAGCTGTTGCCAGCCGTCCGGCAGGGGAACCGCCCCCCATCGCGCGTCGGGCAGCCACGCGTCCCAGTCGGCGCCGAACGGCCAGCCCGCGTCCCGCGCGTGCTGCAGCAACCGGGCGCCGACCACACGGACGTGCCGGGCGCGCTCGTCGGTGACGTAGCCCTGGTCGACCATCCACGCGAGCTCGTCCTCGTCCTTGAGACCCACCGTCCACGGGCCGCCGCGGGGGTTGCCGGCAGCGACCACGTCGAGAGCCCAGTCCTGCGTGTCGAAGCCGAGGGTGGACCGGCGCCACGGCGACTCGAGGTTGCCGTACCAGCGGTCCGTCCAGCGCTCGCCGTCGTGCCACCGCCACACGGACCACCGGTCACCGCGCCGGTGCACGCGCACCACCGTGTCCCCCTGCCAGGCACGCTCGGCGTACGTGCCGTCCCACGCCGCCGGCAGGACGGTCCGGCTGTTCGGCCCCGCACCGACGCCCGCGCGCATGCGCACCCCCGAGCCGGGCCAGGTCGACACGACCATGACGTCGTCGTCGTCGCGCACGACCGTGCCGGCGACGGCGTAGCCGACGGCGACCCCGTGCGGACGGCCGTGGTCCCGCACGCTGCGCAGCACGACGGGTGCGCCGCGCTCGAACGGCGGCGGCTCGGGCACGGGCGGGAGCGGGACCTCGTCGTGGACCATCGGCTCACGGTACCGACGGGCGGGAAGCCCGCCCGCCCCGAGCACGCCACGGGCGCTGCCCCGCGCGTCGCTCCGATCAGCGCGTCGCGCCTGCTCCACCCACGTCCCGGTCAGGGCGGCCATCCGGTGCGCGACTGCGTGCGCTCCCCCCTCGAGGAGCTGGTACACCGACACGTGCGACGCGGACTCGGCGGTGAAGGCGGCGCCCCCGTCGTCAGAGCCGGCCCTCGCGTCGAGCCTGGGGCACGATCGCCACCCTGGGCCGGAAGCCGAGGCTGCGCGCCAGCGACAGGTCCACCTGCCCCTGCCACGGGTTGTCCAGCGGCTCCGGCGAGGGCGGGTAGGTGGCGCCGCCGATCGCCGCCATCTCGTGCACGGGGAGCGGTGCCTCGTCCGAGATGTCGACCACGCGCCCGTCCATCGCGCCCCCCGATGCCGAAGGGCATCGGTCTCGGCGCCGCAGCGATGAGCGGAAGCGTCTTCGCCCTCGTCCCGTGGGCCGGGCGCCGCACCCGGTTCGTCGTGGGCGGCGTGGTTGCCCTGGCCTGGATCGCCTACACGACGTGGATGAAACTCGCGCTCACCTGACGGTCCGCACCTCGCGGTCGGTGGGTCTGCCTGCGAGGCACCCCGGTACGCCGCTCGTCGGTGTCGACGAGCGCGCGCTCCGCAAGATCGGACGACGTCGCGACACATACCCGGAGACGACGAGGAGGCCACAGATGAGTCGATCGCTTCACGTCCGCCCGTACCGGGACAGCGGCTGCCCGCGATGCCACTGAGCGGGACATGACGGTTCATCTGCGAGGCCATGGGGAGACTTCTGGCATGGGTCATACGGTCGTCGCATGATCAAGGTCGTGCTGTTCGACCTGGACGGTGTCGTCCGGCACTTCGACGAGCGTGCCGTCGGCAAGATCGAGGCCTCCCACTGCCTCGCGGCGGGATCCATCGCGGCGTTCGCGTTCTCGGAACCTCACCTCACGGAGGTCACCACCGGCCGCATCACCCGAGCGGAGTGGGTGAGGCGCATCGGCGAGCACGTCCAGAACCACGTCGCCGCTCGCGCGTGGGGCACCACTCCGTCGCACATCGACGACGAGGTGGTGCCGCTGGCGACCGAGATCCGTGCGCTCGGCCTGACGACGGCGGTTCTGACCAACGGCACCGACACCGTCCGAGCCGAGCTGCGTGCGCTCGACTTCCCGCCGGGCTTCGGCACGGTCTTCAACTCCGCCGAGATCGGCTACGCCAAACCGGACCACGCCGCCTTCCACCACGTGCTCGGGGCCCTGGGGCTCCGTGCCCACGAGGTGTTCTTCATCGACGACACGCCCAGGAACCTCACGGCAGCGGCCGACCTCGGGATCGTCACTCACCGCTTCACGGACGTCCCTCGACTTCGAGCGGCGCTCGTGGAGGCCGGCATCGTGACGAGCCGGCCCGCAGTCGAGGGTTCACGGTGAGCGACCCCGTCGAGGGTGTGGCAGCCGACGGCACCATCCGGACGGGCGCGCGCCGCGACCGCGTGCCGCCCGACTTCGAGGACGTCCTGAGGGATGCCGTCGCGTCCGTCGGCGGGTCCGGCGCGTCCCTGTACCTCTACGGCTCCGTCGCCACCGGCACCGCGCGTCCCGGGTCGTCGGACATGGACCTGCTGTCGATCGACCTCGCCGACGCGGGGACCGTCGCGCAGCGTCTCTCGACCCGCTACGCCGACAGGTGCCGAGGTGTGGAGGTCGCTGCCGCCGCGAGCGGCGAGCTCGCGGGCGACACCGACGCGGCCTACGGCCTGCAGGTCTTCCTCCGCCACTACTGCGTCCACCTCGCCGGCCCCGACCCCGCCGCCGCCCTTCCGAGGTATCCCGCTGACGCTCGCGCTGCTCGCGGGCTCAACGGCGACCTCAGTCACCACCTCCGGCGGTGGCGGCAGAGCGTGAGCTCCGGGACGGAGCACGCGGACCGGCTCGGCGTCCGGGTGGGCCGCAAGACGCTGCTGGCCGTCGCCGGTCTGGTGAGCGTCCACGACCGCACCTGGACGACGGACCGTTCACTCGCCGTCCGACGGTGGAGCGAGATCGAGCCCGAGCTCTCCGGCCGCCTCGGCTCGCTGCACCGGTGGGCCCTCGAAGGGCAGGCTCCTTCACGTCAGGAGGTCGAGCACGCGCTCGACTCCGACGGGATCGTGGCGGCCGTCGTGGAACGCTTCAGCAGTCTGATCGGGCTGTGGCCGGATGGCGATGCCGGCACGTAGTACGCCCTCGTGCTCCCGGAGCGCGCGGAGCCGACGGCGGCGCGGGCTCATCTAGGCTCCAGACGTGCTCATCTGGATCAACGGTGCATTCGGCGCAGGGAAGACCCAGACCGCGTTCGAGCTCCGGCGTCGGCTGGTCGACGCGCACGTCGCCGACCCCGAGCTCCTCGGCTTCGCCCTTCAGCGGACGCTCCCGCCCGCAGCGCGCCACGACTTCCAGGACCTCACCCCGTGGCGTTCGGCCGTCGTCGACATCCTCCAGCAGGCCGAGGCCGCCCACGCCGGCCCGGTGCTCGTGCCGATGACGATCGTGCGTGACGACTACTTCGACGAGATCGTCGGGGGGGCTGATCTCCCGCGGGGTGGACGTCCGCCACTACGCCCTCATCGCGAGCCCGGAGATGCTGCTCAAGCGACTGAGCACCCGCATCGCGTTCGTGCGCTCCGGCCTGCGCCGCGAGACGTGGGCGGTGCAGCAGATCCCGCGCTGCGTCGCCGCACTCGCCCAGGAGCGCTACGCCACGCACGTCCACACCGACCACCGGACGACCGACGAGGTCGTCGAGTGGATCGCCACCGACGCCGGCCTCACGCTGGACGCGTCGCGGCTGGCACCGTGGAGGTACCAGCTGCGGCGCGCCAAGGTCGGCATCGGCCACATCCGGTAGGCGCGGCGACGTGCACGTGCGTCCGCGATTCCTCTCGACGTGATCAGACGCGTCTGCTGACGACGTAGGCGCGGCGAACAGCCTGGGCCGTGCGCTGTTCTCGCCGGTGTACGCCACACCCCGCCCGGCCGGAGGCCGTGCGAACCACGCACGGTTCACGTTCCTCGACGACCGCGCGCGACTTCTGGATCGACTGGGAACGCGCCGCCGACGACCCCGTCTCCGAGCTGCGCACCGAGGCCGGCCGTGACCCCTACGACGGGGCCCTGACCGACCTGGTCGGCGAGCTCAGCACGCAGAGCCCACCGTTCCGTACCCGTTGGGCCGCGCACGACGTCCGCCTGCACCGCACCGGGCGCAAGCACGTCCGCCACCCCGTCGTCGGCGAGCTCCACCTCGACTTCGAGGTCCTGGACCTGCCCGCCGACCCCGGCCTCAACCTCGTCACCTTCACCTGCCCCGCGGGCTCTCCCGACCAGGACGCCCTCCGGATGCTGGCCGGCTGGGCAGCGACCACGAGCGAGATCGCGCCCGGCACAGGCCCTGGGTAGCCCGCTGTGACATGGCTGGCTCCTGACCAGGGGCCTACCCGTCCACCACGTACCGCACGGTCCCTAGGTCGGTGGCACGCCGAGGCCGGCGCGGACCGCGAAGACGACCAGCTGCGAGCGGTCCCGCGCGCCGAGCTTCACGAGCGCCCGGCCGACGTGCGTGCGGACCGTCGCGGGGCTGAGGAACAGCTCCTGCGCGATCTCGTCGTTCGAGCGTCCCGTCGCCACCCAGCTGACGATCTCCCGCTCGCGGTCGGTGAGCGTCGCGACGGCGACCGGGTGGCTCGCCGGTGCGACGTGCCGCCCGAAGATCTCGACGACGCGACGGGTCACGGACGGCGACAGCAGCGCGTGGCCGGCGTGCACCGCTCGGATGGCGTCGACGAGCTCCGCGGGAACCTGCTCCTTGACGAGGAACCCGCCGGCGCCGGCCTGCAGCGCCTCCACGATGTACTCGTCGAGCTCGAACGTCGTGATGACGACGACCTCCGTCGCGTCGAGAGCCGTGTCGGACCGGACCGCCCGCAGCACGTCCAGACCGGACAGCCCGGGCATCCGGACGTCGAGCAGGAGGACGTCGAGACGGCCCGCGCGCGCCAGCTCGAGGGCGGTGCTGCCGTTCGCGGCCTCCCCGACGCAGCAGAGGTCCGGCTCCCGCTCGACCAGGACCCGCATGGCCATCCTCGCCAGGGCCTCGTCGTCCGCGATGCCGACCCGGATCACGGCCGGCCCACGGGAGCGCTGCGCCGCCCGGACTCCCGAGGCACGCGTGCCGTCACGGCAAACCCACCGTCCACGGTGGGCCCTGCGTGCAGCTCACCCCCGAGCTCCTCCACCCGATGCCGCATCCCGTGGATGCCGGTGCCGCCCGCGCCCGTACCCGCGCCCGTGCCCGTGCCCGTGCCCGTGCGGCCACCGTCCCTCGGCCGCCCGGACGGCCGGTGCCCGCCCGGGGCGGGGTTGGCGACCTCGATGACCGTGTCCCGGGCCTCGACCGTGACGCTGACGGTCGCCGGTACCGGCCCGGCGTGCCGCAGCACGTTGGTGAGCGCCTCCTGCACGACCCTGTGGACGACGGCCGCGACCGCGCCGGCCCCGCCGGGGGTCCCCACGTCCAGGTCCACACGGGGGTCGACGTGCAGGACGACGACGGCACCCTCCGTGCGCATGACGTCGACGAGGTCACGAAGCCTCACGCTGAGCGGCCTGATGTCGTCGGCCGGCGGGTGCCGCACGATCGCGCCGTCCGCGCCGGCGCGCTGCGGCGGCCCGGGCTCCCCGGCCCGGTGGAACGTGCCCAGGGTCGCGCGGAGCTCGGCCAGGCCTGACGTGCTGGCCGTCCGGATGGCCTCGAGCGACAGGCGCGCCTGGCCGGGGTCGTCCTCCAGGCAGACCAGGGCAACCCCTGCCTGCATCGCGACGACCGCGAAGCCGTGCCCCGCGACGTCGTGCACGTCCCGGGCGAGGCGCATCCGCTCCTCGTCGACAGCGGCCGTGATCTGCCGCTCGCGCTCGAGGTCGGCCGCCCGGGAACGCGCCCGACCCAGCGCACCGAGCGCCCACGGCACGACGACCCACGTCCCGGTCCACGCCGCCACGGCGAGCACGGCGAGCACCACGGCGTCGTCGGCCGCGAGGCGCGGGAGGACGGCGGCGGCGATCACGGCGCCGGAGGCCGCGCACGCGGCGGACGACCCTGCCAGCGGCACCCGGCGACCCACGCCGTACATCGCCAGCACCACGCCGGCCTGAGCCGGTCCGTAGGGGTACCCGAGCCACAGGTACGCGGCGAGCGCCGAGGTCGACGTGGCCAGGACAGCCACGGGATACCGGGTCCACCACGCCAGGCACGCCGTCGACGCGAGAGCGAGCAGCCACCCCAGCGGGTCCATCTCCCGCACGCCGTCCTGGACCGCCGCCACGTGCGGCGTGACGACGACGACCGCTGCGACCACGACGGCCGCGAGCACCCCCGCGCGCACGGCCCCGCCGGGAGGCGGCCGCCGGCGGTCCCACACCTTCGCGAGGCTGATGGCTCTCACGTTTCGAGCGTACGAGCGGGCCGCCGCCGTGTCGTCATCGTCTGGACGTACGAGGCACTACGTGGACAGACCGACGACGCGACCACCGAGCGGGCGTCACAGTCGCACCGTGGATGACATCGTCGTGGAAGCGACCGGGCTGACGAAGCGATACGGCTCCCGGACCGCTGTCGACCGTCTCGACCTGCGGGTGCGACGCGGAGAGGTCTACGGGTTCCTCGGGCCCAACGGTGCCGGGAAGACCACCGCACTGCGGGCCGTTCTCGGCCTGGTCCGGCCCAGCGCGGGCCGGGTCCGGACGCTCGGGGCGGTGCCCGGCTCGCCCGCGGCCCTGCGCAGGATCGGCATGCTCGTCGAGGCGCCCGCGTTCTACCCCTACCTCTCGGCACGCGGCAACCTCCGGGCGCTCGGCCGGCTCGCCGGGACCGGGACGTCCCGCATCGACCAGGTGCTCGAGACGGTGGACCTGGCGACGCGCGCCGACGAGCCCGTCCACCGCTACTCGCTCGGGATGACGCAGCGCCTCGGCGTTGCCGCGGCCCTGCTGAAGGCGCCCGAGCTCGTCATCCTCGACGAGCCCACCAACGGGCTCGACCCCGCGGGTATGGCGGACATGCGGCTGCTCATCCGCCGGTTGAGGGACGACGGCATCACGGTGATGCTGTCCAGCCACCTCATGGGCGAGGTCCAGCACGTCTGCGACCGCCTGGGAGTCGTCCACCACGGCCGGCTGCTCCGTGAAGGCACCGTGGACGAGCTCCGGGGCGCCGTCGCCCTGCGCGTCGGCACCGATCGCCCGGCGGCCGCCCGGGAGGTCCTCTCCTCCCTGGTCGGGGTCGGCCGGGTCGCGCCCCGCAACGGCGCACTGGAGGTCGCGTGCCGACGCGACTCCGCCCGCGTGCTGGCGTCGCGGATCGCCGAGGCGATGGTCCGGGCGGGGCTGCCGCTGCACGAGCTGGCCCTCGCTGACCGCACGCTCGAGGACGTCTTCCTCGAGCTCACCGGCGACCGTGCCGCCGCCCGCACCTCACCCGGCAACCGTCGAGACGGATCGGAACCGTGATGGACGTCGTCCTGTGGATCATCGCCGGCGTGCTCGCGGCGGTGTTCGTCGCCTCCGGGCTCCTGAAGCTCGCCCTGCCCAGAGCCAGGCTCACGGCCTCGGGCATGGCGTGGGCGGAGGACCTGGACGATGGGCAGGTGAAGGCGATCGGCGCCGCCGAGGTGCTCGGCGGCCTCGGCCTCGTCCTCCCGGCCGCCACCGGGATCGTCCCGGTCCTGACCCCGATCGCCGCTGCGGGCCTCGCCGTCGTGATGGTGGGCGCCACCCTCACCCACGTGCGCCGTCGGGAGGGCAGGGCCGTGCCGGTCACGCTCGTCCTGCTGGGCCTGACCGTCTTCCTCGCCGTCATGCGCTTCGGCCCGAGCGCCTCATGACCGGGGCGGACGTGCGTGCGGCGGCCGTCGGAGCCATCACCCGGGGTACCGGGCCCGTGCCCGTGGAGCTCGACAAGCTGGTGCGGCGGCCGGCGACCTGGGTGCTCGCGACCGTGTGGATCGTGCTCGGGCTGGTGTTCGGGTACCTCCTGCCCTATCTCAGCTTCCGCGGCGGCACCTTCGGGCCGGCGACCGGCGGGCCGTCGGCGGAGGCCGTGCTGGCCGAGGCGCTGCCGGCGAGCCTGAGCACCACCGCCGTCCAGGGGTACCCGGTGTTCGCCGGTGCGTTGGCCCTGGTCCTGGGCGCGCTGTGCACCGGCAGCGAGTACGGGTGGGACACGATGAAGGTCCTGCTGACCGCTGGACCGTCCCGGAACGCCGTCGTCGTGGGCAAGCTCGTCGCTCTGTGCGCGGTGCTGGGTGCGCTGGTCGTCGCCTCCTACGCGTTCGACGCAGCAGGCGCGCTGACCGTCGCGCTGGTCGAGAGCCGCGCTGCCGGGTGGCCGAGCGCTCAGGACCTGCTCGTGTCCGCCGCTGCGGGCTGGCTCGTGGTGACGATGTGGGCGCTGGCGGGCGCGTTGCTCGGAGCGCTCACCCGGGGCACCGCCGTCGCCATCGGCCTCGGCCTCGTCTGGTCACTGGCCGTCGAGAACCTGGTCCGCGGCTTCGCGGGCGTCCTGCCGGCGGCGGACGCCCTGCAGAGGTTCCTCCCTGGGACGAACGCCGGGTCGCTCATCGCCGCCCTGCCCACCGCCGGGCCGGGACCGGTGGACTCCCCCGGGGTCGTGCCCGTGGTGTCCGGGACGCACGCGCTGATCGTGCTGCTCGCCTACGTCGCCGGCTTCGCCGCCCTCACCCTCACCCTCGTGCGCACCAGGGACGTCGCATGACCGTCCCGCCACCACTCCCAGGGAGATGCAGATGACCCCGTCGGCAGAGCACCACCCGCCCCGGCAGCGCACGGGCAGCCGGGCACGCGCCGTCACCGTGGGCGCGCTCGCAGTCGGAGCTGCGGGCATCGCGGTCCTGTGGGCCGCCGGCGTCGAGTTCCCCGTCGCCGTGCCGCCCGGCATCGTGATCCTGCTGCTCGGCGCGGTGTTCGTCGCCCTCGCGCGCGCGCCGTGGGCACCCGCGGTCGGATCGGCTCTCGGCCTCTTCGTCACCGTCGGCTTCCTCGTCAGCCCCACGGGGCTCGACAACCTCACCGGTGGCCACGGGGCCACGATCGCCGCCGGCCAGGCCGTGCAGCTGGTCGGGGTCGTCACGGCGACCATCGCGGGCGTCATCGGGACCAGGATGGAACGGGCACGCCACCGGGCCGGGGCCGGCCCGGACCCGCGCGGTCAGCCGTCGAGGCGGTAGCGGACCGGGCGGCGACGCAGGGCCGTGCGGCGCGAAGGTGCAGGTACGTATCCCCCGAGATGCGCGACCCCGCGTCCGGGCGTCCACCGCTCCGGCCTGGGCTGACCCGATGCCCGAGCAACCAGGACGACGTCCGCGCGTGGAGGAGCTCGCCTGGGAGCCGGGACGCCACCAGCACCGTCTACCTCGCGCGCGCCGGGCTGGTCCCGCCGGCTCCCGTTCGATGCCGTCCGCGAGAGGTGCACCGGAAAAAGCCTGCCCGAGAGCTGCGTCCCGCCTAGCGTACGAAACATGTCCTGCCGACTGACGGCCCTCGCTGTCGACGCGTACGACCCCGCGCGGCTGGCTCGCTTCTGGGCCGGTGTCCTCGGGCGGGAGGCCCTCGAGGACGAGCAGGGTGGCGCGCTGCTGCCCGGCTCCGACACCCAGCTCGGCCTACGGTTCGTGCCGAACCCCGCCGAGAAGGTCGGCCGCAACAGGATGCACCTCCACCTCACCAGCGCGAGTCCGGCTGACCAGCGGCGGACGGTCGACAGAGCGCTCCGGCTCGGCGCCCACCACCTCGACGTCGGACAGCTTCCGGACGAACGGCACGTGGTGCTGGCAGATCCCGAGGGCAACGAGTACTGCGTGATCGAACCGGGGAACGCCTACCTCGCCGGCTGCGGCCTCCTCGGTGAGCTCACGTGCGACGGCACGCGGGACGTCGGCTTCTTCTGGGCCGAAGCGCTGGGTTGGCCACTGGTGTGGGACCAGGACCGGCAGACCGCGATCCAGTCCCCGCGGGGCGGCACCAAGATCTCCTGGGACGCGTGGGACGGCCCCGCCGTGGCGCAGGAGACCAGGAGGAACCGCCTCCGGTTCGAGGTCGTCCTGGCCGCCGGCGACCTGCCTGCGGAGATCGAACGGCTGGCCTCGCTGGGCGCCACACGCCTTACCACCGCAAGCGACACCGTGGTGACGCTCGCCGACCCCGACGGCAACGAGTTCCACCTCCGTGCTGATGCACTCAGGCGCGTGGAGTCACCACCCGCCGGCCCAGCGTGAACGACGGCCGGTCATCCGCGGGGCCCATACCCGTGCCCGACGACCATGGTGAGCGTGGCCACCCGACGACCTGGAGACCACCTGTGACGACTGCCCGTGCCGTCGTCGTCGCCGTGACGGTCGCCGGCTCGGTGGCCGCCACGGTCGCGTTCGAGCGGTGGGTGTTCCGCCGCGGTGAGGCGCGTGCCGCCGCGGGGGTGCGGTTGGCGCACACCCGCACGGGTCTCGTGCTCGGGGCGCTGACCGCGGCGGGCGGCCTGATCCCGGAGCCGTCCGAGGGCCGCTGACGTCTCACATGTGCCTCGCTCAAGATCCCGGTCCGGCGGCCGCTCCGCCCGCGCCGGAGAGTGCAGCCCGATCCTTCCGCACACCCGGGCCAGAGGTGTCGCGTGCGCTGTGAGACGTCCGACGAGATCGATGTTCACCTGGGTCTGGAACTGTTCGACGCGATCGTGCGACCGTCCGCGTGCCGGGATGAGAGACGACCGGCACCGCACCCTCCGCGGGCCCCGCCGGCCGCCGACGCGCGGCTGGCGCCTCAGACGCTCACCGGGACCAGCGGCTCCCGCACCCGCTCCAGCCCCATGCTCGTCACCAGCTCCTGTGAGCGCACCGCGATGTTCGACAGCAGACCCGCTCCGAGCCCGTGGTGGGAATCGGTCGCACCGACGACGAACACCGGCAGCGTGACCCCGCCGCGCACCACGCGGTAGTCCCGGGCGAGCTTTGCCGAACCGGGCGGAAACCCCTCGCCGAACATCTCGACGGGCAGGACCGAGCGGAAGCCGGTCGCGCACACGACCGCGTCGAAGTCCTCCGAGCGCCTCGTCCCGGCGAGCCGGTCCTCGACGGTCAGCGTGACCGAGCCCTCGTGCTCGGTGGCGCCGTGCACCGCGGACGCACGGTGCATGTGCAGCCGCTGCTCGCCCGTGACACGCCCGCCGTACTCGGCCGCGTACAGCCACTGCAGCAGGTCGGGGTCGACGCACCCGTAGTTCGTGGTGCGGTGCCGCCGCAGCAGGTCCTCGCGGACCTCGGCGGGCGCGAAGTAGAAGTCGTCGACCGCCGCGGGGTCGAACACGCGGTTCGCGAAGGGACTGTCGTCCGCGGGGACCATGCCGTAGCCGGAGATGAAGCAGTGCACCTGCGACCCGGGCACACCGTCGTAGGCGTGCCGGACGACCTCCGCCGCGCTCTGCCCCTGCCCGACCACCGCGATCCGCGGCGCCCGTCCCAGGTCGAGCCCCTCGAGACCCGAGCGCAGCGAGGTGTTGTGCAGGATCCGCCCGCCGGTCGTCTCGGCCCACGACGGCAGCACGGGTCGCGAGCCGACGCCGATGACGACGTGCCGGCTCCACAGCTCGAAGGGCAGGCCGTCGCGCGTCCCGCGCACGCGGCACAGGTCCCCCACGAGGTCGACGGCCTCGACGTGCGCACCCCAGCGGATGTCGACCGTCAGCCGCTCGACCACCCAACGCAGGTAGTCGGTGAACTCCAGGCGCGACGGGAAGAACGTCTGCATGTTGATGAAGTCGTTCAGCCGGCCACGGTGGTGCAGGTAGCTGGTGAACGTGAAGGGGCTGCGAGGGTCGCGCTGGGTCGCCAGGTCCTTGAGGAAGGAGATCTGCATGACCGACGACGACAGCAGCATGTCGGGGTGCCAGTCGAACCCGGGCCGACGGTCGAGGAACGCCGCCCGCACGGGCACGCCCGTGGCCGTCAGCTCGTCGACGGCGGCCGCCAGACC of Cellulomonas dongxiuzhuiae contains these proteins:
- a CDS encoding ABC transporter ATP-binding protein encodes the protein MDDIVVEATGLTKRYGSRTAVDRLDLRVRRGEVYGFLGPNGAGKTTALRAVLGLVRPSAGRVRTLGAVPGSPAALRRIGMLVEAPAFYPYLSARGNLRALGRLAGTGTSRIDQVLETVDLATRADEPVHRYSLGMTQRLGVAAALLKAPELVILDEPTNGLDPAGMADMRLLIRRLRDDGITVMLSSHLMGEVQHVCDRLGVVHHGRLLREGTVDELRGAVALRVGTDRPAAAREVLSSLVGVGRVAPRNGALEVACRRDSARVLASRIAEAMVRAGLPLHELALADRTLEDVFLELTGDRAAARTSPGNRRDGSEP
- a CDS encoding HAD-IA family hydrolase — protein: MIKVVLFDLDGVVRHFDERAVGKIEASHCLAAGSIAAFAFSEPHLTEVTTGRITRAEWVRRIGEHVQNHVAARAWGTTPSHIDDEVVPLATEIRALGLTTAVLTNGTDTVRAELRALDFPPGFGTVFNSAEIGYAKPDHAAFHHVLGALGLRAHEVFFIDDTPRNLTAAADLGIVTHRFTDVPRLRAALVEAGIVTSRPAVEGSR
- a CDS encoding response regulator, which codes for MIRVGIADDEALARMAMRVLVEREPDLCCVGEAANGSTALELARAGRLDVLLLDVRMPGLSGLDVLRAVRSDTALDATEVVVITTFELDEYIVEALQAGAGGFLVKEQVPAELVDAIRAVHAGHALLSPSVTRRVVEIFGRHVAPASHPVAVATLTDREREIVSWVATGRSNDEIAQELFLSPATVRTHVGRALVKLGARDRSQLVVFAVRAGLGVPPT
- a CDS encoding VOC family protein — encoded protein: MSCRLTALAVDAYDPARLARFWAGVLGREALEDEQGGALLPGSDTQLGLRFVPNPAEKVGRNRMHLHLTSASPADQRRTVDRALRLGAHHLDVGQLPDERHVVLADPEGNEYCVIEPGNAYLAGCGLLGELTCDGTRDVGFFWAEALGWPLVWDQDRQTAIQSPRGGTKISWDAWDGPAVAQETRRNRLRFEVVLAAGDLPAEIERLASLGATRLTTASDTVVTLADPDGNEFHLRADALRRVESPPAGPA
- a CDS encoding MmyB family transcriptional regulator → MRTTHGSRSSTTARDFWIDWERAADDPVSELRTEAGRDPYDGALTDLVGELSTQSPPFRTRWAAHDVRLHRTGRKHVRHPVVGELHLDFEVLDLPADPGLNLVTFTCPAGSPDQDALRMLAGWAATTSEIAPGTGPG
- a CDS encoding nucleotidyltransferase domain-containing protein; translated protein: MSDPVEGVAADGTIRTGARRDRVPPDFEDVLRDAVASVGGSGASLYLYGSVATGTARPGSSDMDLLSIDLADAGTVAQRLSTRYADRCRGVEVAAAASGELAGDTDAAYGLQVFLRHYCVHLAGPDPAAALPRYPADARAARGLNGDLSHHLRRWRQSVSSGTEHADRLGVRVGRKTLLAVAGLVSVHDRTWTTDRSLAVRRWSEIEPELSGRLGSLHRWALEGQAPSRQEVEHALDSDGIVAAVVERFSSLIGLWPDGDAGT
- a CDS encoding sensor histidine kinase, producing MRAISLAKVWDRRRPPPGGAVRAGVLAAVVVAAVVVVTPHVAAVQDGVREMDPLGWLLALASTACLAWWTRYPVAVLATSTSALAAYLWLGYPYGPAQAGVVLAMYGVGRRVPLAGSSAACAASGAVIAAAVLPRLAADDAVVLAVLAVAAWTGTWVVVPWALGALGRARSRAADLERERQITAAVDEERMRLARDVHDVAGHGFAVVAMQAGVALVCLEDDPGQARLSLEAIRTASTSGLAELRATLGTFHRAGEPGPPQRAGADGAIVRHPPADDIRPLSVRLRDLVDVMRTEGAVVVLHVDPRVDLDVGTPGGAGAVAAVVHRVVQEALTNVLRHAGPVPATVSVTVEARDTVIEVANPAPGGHRPSGRPRDGGRTGTGTGTGAGTGAGGTGIHGMRHRVEELGGELHAGPTVDGGFAVTARVPRESGRRSAPVGRP
- a CDS encoding lysine N(6)-hydroxylase/L-ornithine N(5)-oxygenase family protein, which codes for MDDVLDVVAVGLGPANLGLAAAVDELTATGVPVRAAFLDRRPGFDWHPDMLLSSSVMQISFLKDLATQRDPRSPFTFTSYLHHRGRLNDFINMQTFFPSRLEFTDYLRWVVERLTVDIRWGAHVEAVDLVGDLCRVRGTRDGLPFELWSRHVVIGVGSRPVLPSWAETTGGRILHNTSLRSGLEGLDLGRAPRIAVVGQGQSAAEVVRHAYDGVPGSQVHCFISGYGMVPADDSPFANRVFDPAAVDDFYFAPAEVREDLLRRHRTTNYGCVDPDLLQWLYAAEYGGRVTGEQRLHMHRASAVHGATEHEGSVTLTVEDRLAGTRRSEDFDAVVCATGFRSVLPVEMFGEGFPPGSAKLARDYRVVRGGVTLPVFVVGATDSHHGLGAGLLSNIAVRSQELVTSMGLERVREPLVPVSV
- a CDS encoding ABC transporter permease subunit, with protein sequence MTGADVRAAAVGAITRGTGPVPVELDKLVRRPATWVLATVWIVLGLVFGYLLPYLSFRGGTFGPATGGPSAEAVLAEALPASLSTTAVQGYPVFAGALALVLGALCTGSEYGWDTMKVLLTAGPSRNAVVVGKLVALCAVLGALVVASYAFDAAGALTVALVESRAAGWPSAQDLLVSAAAGWLVVTMWALAGALLGALTRGTAVAIGLGLVWSLAVENLVRGFAGVLPAADALQRFLPGTNAGSLIAALPTAGPGPVDSPGVVPVVSGTHALIVLLAYVAGFAALTLTLVRTRDVA
- a CDS encoding DoxX family protein → MDVVLWIIAGVLAAVFVASGLLKLALPRARLTASGMAWAEDLDDGQVKAIGAAEVLGGLGLVLPAATGIVPVLTPIAAAGLAVVMVGATLTHVRRREGRAVPVTLVLLGLTVFLAVMRFGPSAS
- a CDS encoding DUF402 domain-containing protein yields the protein MVHDEVPLPPVPEPPPFERGAPVVLRSVRDHGRPHGVAVGYAVAGTVVRDDDDVMVVSTWPGSGVRMRAGVGAGPNSRTVLPAAWDGTYAERAWQGDTVVRVHRRGDRWSVWRWHDGERWTDRWYGNLESPWRRSTLGFDTQDWALDVVAAGNPRGGPWTVGLKDEDELAWMVDQGYVTDERARHVRVVGARLLQHARDAGWPFGADWDAWLPDARWGAVPLPDGWQQLPGAE